One window of the Camarhynchus parvulus chromosome 2, STF_HiC, whole genome shotgun sequence genome contains the following:
- the LZTFL1 gene encoding leucine zipper transcription factor-like protein 1 → MAELGVNEHHQNEVVSYMRFARFKRGMCLKTVDSCFQDLKDSRLVEETFTVDEVIDMLDGLQSVVHSEVESELINTTYTNVLLLRQLFSQAEKWYLKLQTDVSDLENRELLDQVAEFEKSEYTSSNKKSTADPIKPKLAPLNEGGSELLNKTVAHLQEENEKLKTRLRTIETQATAALDEKSKLEKSLRDLQMIQGDQKNNANQDITELENKVAALKSQFEKTLNDTTANQKFLEEDLVTTKHDLLKVQDQLSTAEKELEKKFQQTAAYRNMKEILTKKNEQIKDLRRRLSKYESED, encoded by the exons ATG gcagagctgggtgttaATGAGCACCACCAGAACGAAGTGGTCAGCTACATGCGCTTCGCTCGTTTCAAGCGTGGCATGTGTCTCAAAACAGTGGATTCTTGTTTCCAGGACCTCAAGGACAGCAG ACTCGTTGAAGAGACCTTCACAGTTGACGAGGTGATAGACATGCTGGATGGACTGCAGAGTGTTGTACACAGCGAAGTGGAGTCAGAGCTCATAAACACAACTTACACCAATGTTTTACTTCTGAGGCAGCTCTTCTCACAGGCTGAGAAATGGTACCTGAAGTTACAGACAGACGTCTCTGACTTGGAGAATCG agaattATTGGACCAGGTTGCTGAGTTTGAAAAGTCAGAATATACCTCTTCAaacaaaaag TCCACGGCAGATCCCATTAAACCAAAACTTGCTCCATTAAATGAAGGTGGATCAGAGCTGCTAAACAAG ACAGTTGCTCATCtccaagaagaaaatgaaaaattgaagaCCAGACTCAGGACCATAGAAACACAG GCTACTGCTGCCCTAGACGAGAAGTCCAAGCTGGAGAAGTCACTGAGGGATTTACAGATGATCCAAGGAGATCAGAAG AATAATGCAAACCAGGATATCACTGAACTGGAGAACAAAGTGGCAGCTTTGAAATCCCAGTTTGAGAAGACTTTGAATGACACTACTGCAAACCAAAAATTCTTGGAAGAAGACTTAGTGACAACAAAACATGACTTACTGAAGGTTCAGGATCAGCTATCCACAGCTGAAAAG gagctggagaagaaatTTCAGCAAACAGCTGCCTATCGCAACATGAAAGAGATTCTCACCAAGAAGAATGAGCAGATAAAGGATCTGCGTAGAAGGCTTTCCAA ATATGAGTCAGAGGACTGA